DNA sequence from the Streptomyces sp. CA-210063 genome:
TGCTTCATCAGCGACATCAGGCTGCCGGGGGTCTCCTCCCGGGTCACCATGTCGGAGTCGTAGGCGACGACGACCTTCTTGCCGACGCTCGACAGCCTCACGCCCAGGTCGCAGTCCTCGGCGAGGCAGTCGGGGTCCCAGCCGTCGGCCTCGCGCAGCACATCGGTGCGGACGAAGACGGTGTTGCCCCCGAGCGGGATGAACCCTTTCTGCGCGTGCAGGTGCAGCCGGGAGCGGAACCAGAAGAAGTACTCCAGGCAGTTGCGCAGGCTGTACCAGCTGGAGTTGAAGTTGATGAGCTGCACCCCGCCCTGCACGACGTCCGCGCCCGTGGTGAGGAAGGCGTGGTCGACGTGCGTCAGCAGCTCCGGATGGACCTGGTCCTCCGCGTCGAAGACCCCGACGACGTCACCGCGGCAGTGCGGCAACGCCGTGTTCATGGCCTTCGGCTTGTTCTTCTTCTCGTGGTGGTCGACCACCACGCGGACGCGCGGGTCGCGCGCCTCGGCGGCCCGGGCCACCTCGGTGGTCTCCGGGTCGTCGTGCCCGACGATCACGATGATCTCGAAGTCGTCGTGGCTCGATTCGAGCAGTCGTTGGATGGTGTGGTCCAGCACGGCCTGTTCATGGCGTGCCGGCAGGAGCAGCGAGAACGACACATGCTCGTCGCCGTCCGGTCTGCTGAAACGGGTGGAAGCGAGCACTTCGGGCGTACGCCACGCGTGCATCTGCCACCACAGGGTGAACGCCGCCATCCAGAACAAGGACAGCGAGACGACGACGATGAAGACAGACGTCAGCAAGATAGATCCCCCCGGATCCCCAATACCCCCTGTCGCGACGGGCGGTTACGCCCGTCGCGTCACTGTGAGGAGAGTAGGGGGAAACTGTGAACCTCGGGGACCCTTCCGATAAAAACCGTGTTTCCGTTCGGGGGAACATGTAAGCGGACGTGTCCGAACACAAGCCCAATTCATGACAGTTGTTCAGCTTCTCCCGGCCCTGATCCGACGTGTTTCAGCCGCTTGACGCCGTTTCGAGAACCGTACGCAACCGGTCGACATCGGTCGTGGGAGCGTCACAGGTGAAGTTACGGCAGACGTACGCGGTCGGTTCACCGCCCACGAGCGGACGGTCGGCCAGCAACGGCAGTTCGTCACTGTCCGTGGTCCCCACGGCCACCACGGCACCCGGCGCGGTCCCCAGCAACGCCGTCCGGTGCAGTTCCTTCGTCCCCGGATGTCCCTCCGGCCCGACGACCGCCACCTCACGCGGCCCGTCGAGCAACGCCTCCGCCGTGGCGAGCCCCCATCCGATGAACCGGGGCGCCCGCGGCCCCAACGCCTTCACCACGCCCAACGCCCGCTCGGCGGCGGCCCGATGGGGCTCGGAACCGGTGTGCGCGGCATAGCTGAGCAGCGCTCCCGCGGCCGCGCTCCACCCGGACGGCACGGCGTTGTCGGTCGGATCCTGGGG
Encoded proteins:
- a CDS encoding glycosyltransferase, coding for MLTSVFIVVVSLSLFWMAAFTLWWQMHAWRTPEVLASTRFSRPDGDEHVSFSLLLPARHEQAVLDHTIQRLLESSHDDFEIIVIVGHDDPETTEVARAAEARDPRVRVVVDHHEKKNKPKAMNTALPHCRGDVVGVFDAEDQVHPELLTHVDHAFLTTGADVVQGGVQLINFNSSWYSLRNCLEYFFWFRSRLHLHAQKGFIPLGGNTVFVRTDVLREADGWDPDCLAEDCDLGVRLSSVGKKVVVAYDSDMVTREETPGSLMSLMKQRTRWNQGFLQVYRKKDWKQLPSFRQRLLARYTLMTPYLQAISGVIIPLNVAIALFLDVPVGVAFITFLPAVTALVTFVFEIVGLHDFGKQYGLRVRFVHYAKLVVGGPFYQVLLAFAAVRAVWREQRGRNDWELTSHVGAHLVNANVNREDVPA